From a single Papaver somniferum cultivar HN1 unplaced genomic scaffold, ASM357369v1 unplaced-scaffold_19, whole genome shotgun sequence genomic region:
- the LOC113338993 gene encoding dolichyl-diphosphooligosaccharide--protein glycosyltransferase subunit 4A-like gives MIDDQDLGFIANFLGIFIFGLVIAYHYVMADPKYEGN, from the coding sequence ATGATTGATGACCAGGATCTCGGGTTCATTGCCAATTTTCTTGGCATATTCATTTTCGGCTtggtaattgcttaccattatgtGATGGCTGACCCAAAATATGAAGGCAACTGA